From Streptomyces durmitorensis, a single genomic window includes:
- a CDS encoding FadR/GntR family transcriptional regulator, translating to MSHTDADAAAGTGDAAATTADDRLTPVLRPVRAGNGFEEALEQILQVVRLGLVPGGERLPSERELADRLGISRVTLREVLKVLQDQGLVESRRGRYGGTFVRPRPEAAGEDELRRRVADVDVEDALRFREVLEVGAAGLCAAHGLSGEQRERLRTALAQTHEAPLSEYRRQDTLLHLTLAELCGSPSLTAQYAAVRATVNDLLDCIPLLVRNLEHSQRQHTALVEAVLDGDADGAREMMREHCGGTAALLRGFLT from the coding sequence ATGTCGCACACGGATGCCGACGCGGCTGCCGGTACAGGTGACGCGGCCGCCACGACCGCCGACGACCGGCTCACGCCGGTGCTTCGTCCCGTACGGGCGGGCAACGGCTTCGAGGAGGCCCTGGAGCAGATCCTCCAGGTCGTACGCCTCGGCCTGGTGCCCGGCGGTGAACGCCTGCCGTCGGAGCGGGAGTTGGCCGACCGCCTCGGCATCAGCCGGGTGACGCTGCGCGAGGTCCTCAAGGTGCTCCAGGACCAGGGCCTCGTCGAGTCGCGGCGGGGCAGGTACGGCGGCACGTTCGTGCGCCCGCGCCCCGAGGCGGCCGGCGAGGACGAGCTGCGGCGGCGCGTGGCGGACGTCGACGTCGAGGACGCGCTGCGGTTCCGCGAGGTCCTGGAGGTCGGCGCGGCCGGGCTCTGCGCGGCGCACGGCCTGAGCGGCGAGCAGCGCGAGCGGCTGCGCACGGCGCTCGCGCAGACCCACGAGGCGCCGCTCTCCGAGTACCGCCGCCAGGACACGCTGCTGCACCTGACCCTCGCCGAGCTCTGCGGCTCCCCCTCGCTCACCGCGCAGTACGCGGCGGTCCGCGCGACCGTGAATGACCTCCTGGACTGCATCCCTCTCTTGGTACGGAACCTGGAGCATTCGCAGCGCCAGCACACCGCGCTCGTCGAGGCGGTGCTCGACGGGGACGCGGACGGGGCACGGGAGATGATGCGCGAGCACTGCGGCGGTACGGCCGCCTTGCTGCGGGGCTTCCTGACATAA
- the eat gene encoding ethanolamine permease, with the protein MTVESTKTSAAEPADDYLERRTLRRGSAGWLLLTGLGVAYVVSGDFSGWNFGLAEGGFGGLAIAMALMGVMYACMVFSLAELSSVLPTAGGGYGFARRALGPWGGFLTGTAILIEYILAPAAISIFIGDYVESLGLFGLTSGWPVYLACFVVFIGIHLWGVGEALRFSFVVTGIAVAALLVFAVGAFMDFDASKLNDIPVEADAFGSNSWLPMGLLGIWAAFPFGMWFFLGVEGVPLAAEETKDPARTLPRAIRWSMAILVVLALLTFFASAGARGANAIQDAGNPLVEALQPGGEATALSRIVNYAGLAGLVASFFSLIYAGSRQLFALSRAGYLPRFLSLTSSRKAPYLGLLVPGAIGFGLAAATGDGARMLNVAVFGATISYALMSLSHIVLRRREPGLERPYRTPGGMLTSSVALVLACSALVATFLVDVTAALIALGVYVVAIAYFGIYSRKRLVARAPEEEFAALAAAEAELERD; encoded by the coding sequence ATGACCGTGGAGTCCACCAAGACGAGTGCCGCCGAACCGGCGGACGACTATCTGGAGCGGAGAACGCTGCGCAGAGGCAGCGCGGGCTGGCTGCTCCTCACCGGCCTCGGTGTCGCCTACGTCGTCTCCGGCGACTTCTCGGGCTGGAACTTCGGCCTGGCGGAAGGCGGATTCGGCGGTCTGGCGATCGCCATGGCGCTCATGGGCGTGATGTACGCCTGCATGGTGTTCTCGCTGGCGGAACTGTCGTCGGTCCTGCCCACCGCGGGCGGCGGCTACGGCTTCGCGCGCCGGGCGCTCGGCCCCTGGGGCGGCTTCCTGACCGGCACGGCGATCCTCATCGAGTACATCCTGGCGCCCGCGGCGATCTCCATCTTCATCGGCGACTACGTCGAGTCGCTCGGCCTCTTCGGCCTGACCTCCGGCTGGCCGGTCTATCTGGCCTGCTTCGTCGTCTTCATCGGCATCCACCTGTGGGGCGTCGGCGAGGCGCTGCGCTTCAGCTTCGTCGTCACGGGCATCGCGGTGGCGGCGCTGCTCGTCTTCGCGGTCGGCGCGTTCATGGACTTCGACGCGTCGAAGCTGAACGACATCCCCGTGGAGGCGGATGCCTTCGGCTCCAACTCCTGGCTGCCGATGGGGCTGTTGGGCATCTGGGCGGCGTTTCCGTTCGGCATGTGGTTCTTCCTCGGCGTGGAGGGCGTGCCGCTGGCGGCCGAGGAGACCAAGGACCCGGCGCGCACGCTGCCGCGCGCGATCCGCTGGTCGATGGCCATCCTCGTCGTGCTCGCGCTCCTCACGTTCTTCGCCTCGGCCGGGGCGCGCGGCGCGAACGCGATCCAGGACGCGGGCAACCCGCTGGTGGAGGCGCTGCAGCCGGGCGGCGAGGCGACGGCGCTCAGCCGCATCGTCAACTACGCGGGCCTGGCCGGCCTTGTGGCGTCGTTCTTCTCCCTGATCTACGCGGGCTCGCGCCAGCTCTTCGCCCTGTCGAGGGCGGGCTACCTGCCGAGGTTCCTGTCGCTCACGAGCAGCCGCAAGGCCCCGTACCTGGGCCTCCTGGTGCCCGGGGCGATCGGCTTCGGCCTGGCGGCGGCGACCGGGGACGGCGCGCGGATGCTGAACGTGGCGGTGTTCGGCGCGACCATCTCGTACGCGCTGATGTCGCTCTCGCACATCGTGCTGCGCCGCAGGGAGCCGGGGCTTGAGCGGCCCTACCGCACGCCGGGCGGAATGCTGACCTCGTCGGTGGCGCTCGTCCTCGCGTGCTCGGCACTGGTCGCGACGTTCCTGGTGGACGTGACGGCGGCGCTGATCGCGCTCGGGGTATACGTGGTGGCGATCGCGTACTTCGGCATCTACAGCCGCAAGCGGCTCGTGGCGCGGGCACCGGAGGAGGAGTTCGCGGCGCTCGCCGCCGCGGAGGCGGAACTGGAACGCGACTGA
- a CDS encoding glutamine synthetase family protein — MADRTPPLGIEELRALVTSGEIDTVVLAFPDMQGRLQGKRFAAPFFLDDVLENGTEGCNYLLAVDAEMNTVEGYAMSSWDRGYGDFAMRPDLSTLRRVPWNEGTAMLIADLAWNDSSPVVAAPRQILRRQLDRLAELGFTANVGTELEFIVFKDTYEQAWDSGYKALTPANQYNIDYSVLGTGRIEPLLRRIRNDMAAAGLVVESAKGECNPGQHEIVFRYDDALVTCDQHAIYKTGAKEIASHEGVSLTFMAKYNEREGNSCHIHLSLADADGNNAMAGSSSDPGGMSPVMRHFLAGQLAALREFSLLYAPNINSYKRFRPGSFAPTAAAWGYDNRTCALRVVGHGRSMRFENRLPGGDVNPHLAVAGLVAAGLHGIEQKLELPEECTGNAYTGDYAHVPTTLREAAELWENSAIAKAAFGDEVVAHYSNMARVELDAFDSAVTDWELRRSFERM; from the coding sequence GTGGCAGACCGCACACCCCCGCTCGGGATCGAGGAGCTGCGTGCTCTCGTCACGAGCGGCGAGATCGACACTGTCGTCCTGGCCTTCCCCGATATGCAAGGGCGGCTCCAGGGCAAGCGGTTCGCCGCCCCCTTCTTCCTCGACGACGTCCTGGAGAACGGCACGGAGGGCTGCAACTACCTCCTGGCCGTCGACGCGGAGATGAACACCGTCGAGGGATACGCGATGTCCTCCTGGGACCGCGGCTACGGCGACTTCGCCATGCGCCCCGACCTCAGCACCCTGCGCCGCGTCCCCTGGAACGAAGGCACCGCGATGCTCATCGCGGACCTCGCCTGGAACGACTCGTCGCCCGTCGTGGCCGCGCCCCGCCAGATCCTGCGCCGCCAGCTCGACCGGCTCGCCGAACTCGGCTTCACCGCCAATGTCGGCACGGAGCTGGAGTTCATCGTCTTCAAGGACACCTACGAGCAGGCCTGGGACTCCGGCTACAAGGCCCTGACCCCGGCGAACCAGTACAACATCGACTACTCCGTGCTCGGCACGGGACGCATCGAGCCGCTCCTGCGCCGCATCCGCAACGACATGGCGGCCGCCGGGCTCGTCGTCGAGTCGGCCAAGGGCGAGTGCAACCCGGGCCAGCACGAGATCGTGTTCCGCTACGACGACGCCCTCGTCACCTGCGACCAGCACGCCATCTACAAGACCGGTGCCAAGGAGATCGCGTCCCATGAAGGTGTCTCCCTCACCTTCATGGCCAAGTACAACGAGCGCGAGGGCAACTCCTGTCACATCCACCTCTCGCTCGCGGACGCCGACGGCAACAACGCCATGGCCGGTTCCTCGAGCGATCCCGGTGGCATGTCGCCCGTCATGCGGCACTTCCTCGCCGGGCAGCTCGCCGCGCTGAGGGAGTTCTCGCTGCTCTACGCGCCCAACATCAACTCCTACAAGCGGTTCCGGCCAGGATCGTTCGCCCCGACCGCCGCCGCCTGGGGCTACGACAACCGCACCTGCGCCCTGCGCGTCGTGGGCCACGGCCGCTCGATGCGCTTCGAGAACCGTCTGCCGGGCGGCGACGTGAACCCGCACCTCGCGGTCGCCGGACTCGTGGCCGCCGGTCTGCACGGCATAGAGCAGAAGCTCGAACTGCCCGAGGAGTGCACGGGCAACGCCTACACCGGCGACTACGCGCACGTCCCCACCACCCTGCGCGAGGCCGCCGAGCTCTGGGAGAACAGCGCCATCGCCAAGGCCGCCTTCGGCGACGAGGTGGTCGCGCACTACAGCAACATGGCCCGGGTCGAACTGGACGCCTTCGACTCCGCGGTGACCGACTGGGAGCTCCGCCGCTCCTTCGAACGCATGTGA
- a CDS encoding aldehyde dehydrogenase family protein translates to MPDVQNLEVLNPATEELVATVPAATAQDVDAAVVRAAAAQAKWAAVAPADRARLLRRFAVAVDEHIEELAQLEVREAGHVIGNARWEAGNVRDLLDFAAGGVERLSGRQIPVPGGLNVTILEPLGIVGVIAPWNFPMPIAAWGTAPALAAGNAVILKPAETTPLTALRLAELALDAGLPEGLFQVLPGAGDVAGNALVEHPGVAKIVFTGSTRVGKQIMAKCADRVKRLTLELGGKSPNIVFADADVEAAALATPMSYLDNSGQDCCARTRILVQRSVYDRFLEIVGPAVESVVVGDPADEKTQMGPLISRSQLERVRSYVPSGAGIHGTAPEGPGFWFPPTLLTDAEAASPVATEEVFGPVAVVLPFEDEADAICLANATEYGLSGSIWTRDVSRALRVSQAVQAGNLSVNSHSSVRYWTPFGGYKQSGLGRELGPDALAAFTETKNVFISTEA, encoded by the coding sequence TTGCCCGACGTACAGAACCTCGAAGTACTGAATCCGGCGACGGAGGAACTGGTCGCGACCGTCCCCGCCGCCACCGCGCAGGACGTCGACGCGGCTGTCGTACGCGCCGCCGCGGCGCAGGCGAAGTGGGCCGCCGTGGCCCCCGCCGACCGCGCCCGCCTGCTGCGCCGCTTCGCGGTCGCCGTCGACGAACACATCGAAGAACTCGCCCAGTTGGAGGTGCGCGAAGCCGGACACGTCATCGGCAACGCGCGCTGGGAGGCGGGCAACGTCCGCGATCTCCTCGACTTCGCTGCCGGGGGAGTGGAACGGCTGAGTGGCCGTCAGATCCCGGTGCCCGGCGGCCTGAACGTCACGATCCTCGAACCCCTCGGGATCGTCGGCGTCATCGCACCCTGGAACTTCCCGATGCCGATCGCCGCCTGGGGCACCGCCCCGGCGCTCGCGGCAGGCAACGCGGTCATCCTGAAGCCCGCGGAGACGACCCCGCTCACCGCACTGCGCCTCGCCGAACTCGCCCTGGACGCGGGCCTCCCCGAGGGGCTCTTCCAGGTCCTGCCGGGCGCCGGAGACGTCGCGGGCAACGCCCTCGTCGAGCACCCCGGCGTCGCCAAGATCGTGTTCACCGGCTCCACGCGCGTCGGCAAGCAGATCATGGCCAAGTGCGCCGACCGCGTGAAGCGCCTGACGCTCGAACTCGGCGGCAAGAGCCCGAACATCGTCTTCGCCGACGCGGACGTGGAGGCCGCCGCCCTCGCCACCCCCATGTCGTACCTCGACAACTCCGGCCAGGACTGCTGCGCCCGCACCCGCATCCTCGTCCAGCGCTCGGTGTACGACCGCTTCCTGGAGATCGTCGGACCGGCCGTCGAGTCCGTCGTCGTCGGCGACCCGGCCGACGAGAAGACCCAGATGGGCCCGCTGATCTCCAGGTCCCAGCTGGAGCGCGTGCGTTCGTACGTCCCCTCCGGCGCCGGAATCCACGGCACGGCCCCCGAGGGCCCCGGCTTCTGGTTCCCGCCGACGCTCCTCACCGACGCCGAAGCCGCGTCGCCGGTGGCGACGGAGGAGGTCTTCGGCCCGGTCGCCGTCGTGCTGCCCTTCGAGGACGAGGCCGACGCGATCTGCCTCGCCAACGCGACCGAGTACGGCCTGTCGGGATCGATCTGGACGCGGGACGTCAGCAGGGCCCTGCGGGTCTCCCAGGCCGTCCAGGCCGGGAACCTGTCCGTCAACTCGCACTCCAGCGTGCGCTATTGGACCCCGTTCGGGGGTTACAAGCAGTCCGGACTCGGTCGTGAGCTCGGCCCGGACGCGCTCGCCGCTTTCACGGAAACCAAGAACGTCTTCATCAGCACGGAGGCCTGA
- a CDS encoding 3-oxoacyl-ACP reductase: MTEAIICRRLVGRTAVVTGAGSGIGLATARRLASEGAHVVCGDIDETAGKAAADEVGGTFVKVDVTDAEQVEALFKTAYDTYGSVDIAFNNAGISPPDDDSILDTGLEAWKRVQEVNLTSVFLCCKAAIPYMRRQGKGSIINTASFVARMGAATSQISYTASKGGVLAMSRELGVQFAREGIRVNALCPGPVNTPLLQELFAKDPERAARRLVHIPVGRFAEADELAAAVAFLASDDSSFVNATDFLVDGGIAGAYVTPV, translated from the coding sequence ATGACCGAAGCAATCATCTGCCGCCGCCTGGTCGGCCGCACCGCCGTCGTCACCGGCGCGGGCAGCGGCATCGGCCTCGCCACCGCGCGCCGCCTCGCCTCCGAGGGCGCGCACGTCGTCTGCGGCGACATCGACGAGACCGCGGGCAAGGCGGCGGCCGACGAGGTCGGCGGCACCTTCGTCAAGGTCGACGTCACCGACGCCGAGCAGGTCGAGGCGCTCTTCAAGACCGCGTACGACACCTATGGCTCGGTCGACATCGCCTTCAACAACGCGGGCATCTCGCCGCCCGACGACGACTCCATCCTGGACACCGGCCTGGAGGCCTGGAAGCGCGTCCAGGAGGTCAACCTCACCTCCGTCTTCCTGTGCTGCAAGGCCGCCATCCCCTACATGCGGCGCCAGGGCAAGGGCTCGATCATCAACACCGCGTCGTTCGTGGCCAGGATGGGCGCCGCGACCTCGCAGATCTCGTACACCGCGTCCAAGGGCGGCGTCCTCGCGATGTCCCGCGAGCTGGGCGTGCAGTTCGCCCGCGAGGGCATCCGCGTGAACGCGCTGTGCCCCGGCCCGGTCAACACCCCGCTCCTCCAGGAGCTCTTCGCCAAGGACCCCGAGCGGGCCGCCCGCCGCCTCGTCCACATCCCCGTGGGCCGCTTCGCCGAGGCCGACGAGCTCGCCGCCGCCGTGGCGTTCCTCGCCAGCGACGACTCCTCCTTCGTGAACGCCACCGACTTCCTCGTCGACGGCGGCATCGCGGGCGCGTACGTCACGCCCGTATAG